acatttaaaaaatcccatACCTAATGTTTCAATTATCCTGAtagtcaaaggaaaaaataaggagaataataatactaatttattataaataataaattttatatatatatgtatatatagagagagacacacacacacacacacacacacacctttttgaTGTTGCATTCACcattatggaaatttttaaaatgaactaatgatataataaaaataattattgacaCACAAAATTAGTTCCTTTGCTCTGACGTGTTCAAGAGAAAGCAGGATATCTTGTTTGAAATTTTCTACAGAGAGAATTACAAATCTTAGAGAATATgctctttttatatttatgaataatCACTGTTTGAACAGTTGTGattgtataaatatttttcttcttatcaaACCAGAGTGTAGACTGAAATGTGAGGAGTATTTCATAATCAACAATGACAGAATTGAATTCTCAGGAGAGGTAAGAACCTGGCTGGCATTATGAGGGAAGCTACAAGTTTGAGGGCAGAAGTATAGAAAAATGTAAGGAAATCAGGTGCACTGTAATAGAGTATGTTAGGACAAGTGAGGATATACACTATTATATTTGACATCTGACAGATTAAAGAATCAACCAAAACCCTCAATTCATCTCCTGCTTTCTGAGGTAGTTGTGATATGACATAGCTTTCTCatggcatttttaacttctgcattCCTCAGTGTGTAGATGAATGGATTGAGAAAAGGGGTCCCAATAGTATAAAATACGGACATCATCTTGTCCATGGGGAAAGTGGTTGGGGGACGtgcatatatgaatatacatggaCCAAAGAATAAGACTACTACGATGATGTGAGAAATGCAGGTGGAGAGagcttttctcctcccttctgcaCTGTGATTTCTCAGTGAATGCAAGATGACAATGTATGAAATCATCAGAAACACAAAACTGCCTGTGCAAATGCTCCCACTGTTAGACACCCATTCTAGATTGATCATATACGTGTCCATGCATGCAAGTTTCAGCAAGGGCTGCAAATCACAGCAGTAATGATTAATCAAATTGGGTCCACAGAAAGGCAATTTCAAGGCCAGCATTATCTCAGTAGTGGAATGGATAAAAGCCACTATCCATGCAAGAACTACCAGGATTGTGCAAACCTGCTGTCTCATGATGGTTGGGTAATGTAAGGGCTTACAAATAGCCACATAGCGATCAATAGCCATGAAGATGAGAACAAGGACCTCTACAGGGCCAAAGAAATGTATTGCAAAGACTTGAGTCATGCACTCATTGTAAGATATGGTTCTTTGTGCAAAGAGTGAATCCACAATTAGTCTGGGGGCTGTTGTAGTTGAGAAGCAGGAATCAGCAAGGgacaaatgaaataggaaaaagtacatggggCTCCCAAGTGTGCGGCTGGACTTGATGGTCACAATAATGAGCAAATTCCCTACCACAGTTCCCACATAAAATATGAAGAAGATTACAAATACCATCTTCTTTTTCGTTGGGTCTTGGGTCAGTCCTAGCAGTATGAACTCAGTAACAGTGTTATTTTGCTCCATTATTTCAGGCCAAGTGGAGAAAATGCAGGTTAGAAATAATTAATCTGCAAAGAAAAAAGTATGAGGAAATGAATACTCCATTTGGAGGTCAAATCCATATGCTTGTTCATGGAAGGTCCACTTACCAGTGGATAATCCCTTATCTTCCGTGTTGTTTTCCCTTGAATAAAGCAGGGATCATAATATTTATTCACAACATTTTCACATGTTCGCTtatggaaacaaagaaatataCTAATAATGAGAAGGTGCCCAATTCTTCAGGCATAATAAACATtaacttaattaatttattatgaGAGGATATCTTTCTGAGCTgaatatatttccttattttacatCATAGACCCATTAGGGTAGAATGTTGCAAAAAGGAGAAAACTCATGCATGATATATATAATGTGC
The genomic region above belongs to Neovison vison isolate M4711 chromosome 7, ASM_NN_V1, whole genome shotgun sequence and contains:
- the LOC122914391 gene encoding olfactory receptor 4C11-like; the encoded protein is MEQNNTVTEFILLGLTQDPTKKKMVFVIFFIFYVGTVVGNLLIIVTIKSSRTLGSPMYFFLFHLSLADSCFSTTTAPRLIVDSLFAQRTISYNECMTQVFAIHFFGPVEVLVLIFMAIDRYVAICKPLHYPTIMRQQVCTILVVLAWIVAFIHSTTEIMLALKLPFCGPNLINHYCCDLQPLLKLACMDTYMINLEWVSNSGSICTGSFVFLMISYIVILHSLRNHSAEGRRKALSTCISHIIVVVLFFGPCIFIYARPPTTFPMDKMMSVFYTIGTPFLNPFIYTLRNAEVKNAMRKLCHITTTSESRR